The Kosmotoga olearia TBF 19.5.1 sequence TGAGAAGAGCCCCGGGAAGGATACAACCACGGGACACTGGGAATTCATGGGTATCATTTTAGAAAAGCCCTTTGACATGTTTCCAAATGGATTCCCGCCTGAAATTATAGAGCCCTTCGAAAAAGAGACTGGAAGAAAGGTCATAGGTAACAAGCCCGCTTCGGGGACAGAGATAATCAAGGAACTCGGTCGGGAACACGAGAAAACCGGAGCGCTCATCGTTTACACATCCGCCGACAGTGTTTTCCAGATAGCCGCTCATGAGGAAATTGTTCCTGTTCCTGAGCTCTACAAATACTGTGAAATTGCGAGAAAGATCTTGAATGAGAGTGGATACAAGGTCGCCCGTGTCATTGCGAGACCTTTCATAGGTGAGTGGCCAAATTATACGAGGACTCCAAGAAGGCACGACTATTCCCTCCCACCTGAAGGAAAGATCGCACTCGAATATCTCGTTGAAAACGGGGTTCCCGTTTACGCGGTGGGAAAAATAAACGACATCTATGATGGCCACGGAATTACCGAATATGTTAAGACAAAGGATAACATGGACGGAGTGGACAAAACCCTCGATTACATAAGGAAAGTTGATAAAGGCCTCATATTCACTAACCTGGTTGACTTTGATATGAAATACGGCCACAGAAACAACCCTGAAGGCTATGCTAAAGCACTGGAAGAATTCGATGCGCGGCTTCCAGAAATTATTGGAACGATGAGGCCAGATGACGTTCTCTTCATCACAGCTGATCATGGCTGTGACCCAACGACCCCTTCCACGGATCATTCGAGAGAAAAGGTTCCTCTACTAGTCTATGGAAGGCATGTGAAAGAAAATGTATTCCTTGGAGAGCGCGAAACCTTCGCGGACCTTGGACAAACCATTCTCGATCTCTTCGGAGTCGAGCCAATGGAAAACGGTACCAGTTTCAAAAAAGAAATTCTCGATTGACCTTTTTCTTGCTTCACGTTATAATATCCATCGTGTGGGGTCGTAGCGCAGTCGGGAGCGCGTCGCCTTCGCAAGGCGAAAGTCGTGGGTTCGAATCCCATCGACTCCACCAATGATAAAAGGGGGAGCGAAAGCTCCCCCCTCTTTATGTTCTCCATTTTTCCTTCTAATAGCCTCTATTTAAGGTTCAAATGTTTCCGTAGATAATAGCCTGTGTAGCTCTTTTTACAGGCCGCTACCTCTTCAGGGGTTCCCGCAACAACGATCTGCCCGCCACCATCTCCGCCTTCGGGGCCAAGATCGATTATGTAATCGGCATTTTTTACCACGTCCATGTTGTGCTCAACGACAACAACGGTGTTTCCTTTTTCCACAAGCCTTCCCAGAACCTTAACAAGTTTTGAAACGTCATCGAAGTGCAGCCCGGTTGTCGGTTCGTCGAGGATATAGAAAGTCCTGCCAGTTGAGCGTTTCTTCAACTCCGCGGCGAGCTTTATCCTCTGCGCTTCCCCACCGGAAAGGGTTGTAGCCGGCTGTCCAAGCGCTATATAGCCAAGCCCGACATCGTTCAGAAGCGAAAGAATTCTTTGCAAAGGCGGTATCCTTTCAAAGAATTCAAGCGCCTCTTCAACCGTCATGTTCAAC is a genomic window containing:
- a CDS encoding phosphopentomutase, with the translated sequence MRAIIIVLDSAGIGEMPDAEKYGDKGSNTFGNTAKAVGGLHMPNSQRLGLGNLTDILGVPPTDHALGAYGRMLEKSPGKDTTTGHWEFMGIILEKPFDMFPNGFPPEIIEPFEKETGRKVIGNKPASGTEIIKELGREHEKTGALIVYTSADSVFQIAAHEEIVPVPELYKYCEIARKILNESGYKVARVIARPFIGEWPNYTRTPRRHDYSLPPEGKIALEYLVENGVPVYAVGKINDIYDGHGITEYVKTKDNMDGVDKTLDYIRKVDKGLIFTNLVDFDMKYGHRNNPEGYAKALEEFDARLPEIIGTMRPDDVLFITADHGCDPTTPSTDHSREKVPLLVYGRHVKENVFLGERETFADLGQTILDLFGVEPMENGTSFKKEILD